From the Niveibacterium microcysteis genome, the window ACGCCTTGACCGCCCGGTCACACGCAAGGCCCTTGTGGTCGCACTGACCAGGGCGCTCGGTTGTGAGGACGCGCCGGCACCCGAGGTGCGTCGGCACACCGCAGCCGAAGCGCTTGCTGCGCTTGCAGGCAGCCGCGTGCTGGTGGTCGACGACGCCGAACTCAATCAGGAAGTGGCGCGCGAATACCTGCAGAGCGTCGGCGTCAGTGTCGCGCTGGCGAGCAACGGCGCCGAGGCGGTCGCGATGCTGGCCCAGCAGCGTTTCGACGCGGTACTGATGGATTGCCAGATGCCGGTGATGGATGGCTATGCGGCAACACGCGCCCTGCGCCAGCAAGACGCACTGGCGAGTCTGCCGATCATCGCGCTCACGGCCAATGCGCTCGCCGGCGAACGCGAGCGGGTTCTGGAGGCAGGCATGAACGACTTCATCTCCAAGCCGGTCGATCCGGAGCGCTTGTTCGACGTGCTGATGCGCTGGATCGCGCCACTTACACCTCCGCTGGCCGCAGCGCCGGCTCGCGCATCGATGCCGGCCATGCTGTCGGCCGCCGCGGCGGGAACCGGCGGGGCCCCGGGGGGTACTTCAACGCCCCCCGACGGCGTGCCGCCGCTGCCGGGCGTCGATACCGCAGTGGGTCTCGCCCGCGCGATGGGGCGACCGAAGACCTACCTGAAGTACCTGCGCATCTTCCACGAATCGCACGCCGGCTTTGCGGCCAACTTCGACGCCGCGCGCAGCGTGGGCGACGCAGCGCTCGCACAGCGGCTTGCGCATACGCTGAAGAGCGGCGCCGCGAGCATCGGCGCGCTGGAGGTGGAAGCCGCCGCAATCGCGCTTGAGAGCCTGCTGCGCGAGGGTGGCGACGCCGCCGCGGTGAGCGCCGCACGCGACCGTCTGTGCGACGCCCTGACACCGCTGCTGGCGGCGCTCGCAGCGCTGCAGACGGCGACCGCCTGAGCGGCCCTTGCTCAGCGCAGCGGCTTGGTGCCCGGCAGCGCGGTGTCGAGCATCGCGCGCCGCAGCACGTCGATGATGCCGTTGCGCGGATAGGTCACACGCCACGCGATCGCCACCGTGCGATGCGGTTGCGGGTCGACGAAGGGGCGCACTTCGACCAGGCCGTGCGCGGTGTTCAGGCCGTCGGCGGCGGCGCTTGGCAGCACCGTCACGCCGACGCCGGTCGCGACCATGTGGCGGATCGTTTCGAGCGAGCTGCCTTCCAGCGTCTTCTGCAAGCCGCTGCCGCCGTTCGGGTTGGCGCAGCGCGGGCAGGCTTCGAGCACCTGGTCGCGGAAGCAGTTGCCCGCACCCAGCAGCAGCAGCGGTTCTTCCATCAGCTTGCTGGCCGGCACCTCGGGCAGCGCGGCCCACGGGTGGCCCGGCGGCATCACGACGCGGAAGGGTTCGTCATACACCGCCTGCGCGACGATGCCGCTTTCCACGAAGGGCAGCGCGATCACGATCACGTCCAGCTCGCCGCGTTTGAGCGCCTCGGTGAGCTTGGCGGTGTAGTTTTCCTGGATGATCAGCGGCACGCGCGGCGCGCGCTCGCGCATCAGCGGAATCAGCCGCGGCAGCAGGTAGGGTGCGATCGTGTAGATCACGCCCAGGCGCAGCGGCCCGGACAGCGGGTCCTTGCCGGCTTCGGCGATCTCGCGCACCTGCTGCGCTTCCATCAGCACGCGTTCGGCCTGCGCCACGATCTGCGCGCCGATTTCGGTCAGCTTGACGTCGGCCGCGCTGCGTTCGAACAGCATCACGCCGAGCTGGTCTTCAAGCTTCTTCACCGCCACCGACAGCGTGGGCTGGCTGACGTGGCATTTTTCCGCCGCGCGGCCAAAATGGCGTTCGCGTGCGAGGGACACGATGTAGCGCAGATCGGTGAGCGTCACGAAGCGATTCCGGTGCCGGGAGGGAGCCTGCGATTGTATCCCTGACGCCGTACCGGCTTGAAAATTGCAACAGGCATCCCCAGTTTGTAATGCCATGTAAGCGGCCGGATTGCGGTCGCCGGTGTCGCATCGATAATCCCACTTCCATTCCAATACGGAGATGCAAAGATGAAGATGACGCTACCCCGTTCGCTCGCGCTCGCCAGTGTGGCTGCGGTGGCGTTTGCCGGATGCCTGCAGGAAGGGCCCGGTGTATCGACCTCGCATGCCAGCGCGCTGGCCTCGGCCCCGGTTGCCGCGGCGAGCAGCACGGCCACCGCCACGGCGCGTGCCGGCCTGCCCGACTTCTCGGCCCTCGTCGAACAGGTGGGGCCAGCGGTGGTGAACATCGCCGTCTCCAGCGTGCGCGCTTCCGGCGGTGAGACCGCCGGCGAGAATCCGTTTGCCGATGACCCGTTCTACGACTTCCTGCGCCGCTTCGGTGTGCCGGTGCCCGGCCAGGGTGGCCAGCAGGGCGGTCAGCCGCGCGTGCAGCAAGGCGTCGGCTCCGGCTTCATCGTGAGCCCGGACGGCCATGTGCTGACCAACGCCCACGTCGTGGATGGCGCAACCGAAGTGACCGTGCGCCTGACCGACAAGCGCGAGTTCAAGGCCAAGGTGGTCGGCGTCGACAAGCGCACCGACGTGGCGCTGCTGAAGATCGACGCGAAGAACCTGCCGACCGTGAAGATCGGTGACGCCGAGCATGCCAAGGTCGGCGAATGGGTGATCGCGGTCGGTTCGCCGTTCGGCTTCGACAACACGGTGACCGCCGGCATCATCTCGGCCAAGGCGCGCCGCCTGCCGGACGAAACCTATGTGCCCTTCATCCAGACTGACGTCGCGATCAACCCCGGTAACTCCGGCGGCCCGTTGTTCAACCTGAACGGCGAGGTGATCGGCATCAATTCGCAGATCTACTCGCGCTCGGGCGGCTTCATGGGCATCTCGTTCGCGATCCCGATCGACACCGCGATGAAGGTGCGCGACCAGTTGCAGAAGTACGGCAAGGTGCAGCGCGGTCGTCTCGGCGTGCTGATCCAGGGCATGGACGACGACCTGGCGCAGACCTTCGGCCTCGACAAAGCCAAGGGCGCGCTGGTTTCGCAGGTCGAGCCCGATGGCCCCGCTGCGAAGGCGGGCCTGGAATCGGGCGACGTGATCCTCGCGGTGAATGGTCAGGAAGTGAAGGAATCGACCGACCTGCCGCGCGTGATCGGCGACCTGAAGCCGGGCGACAAGGTGAAGCTGCAGGTGTGGCGTAACAAGGCCAGCCGCGAATTCACCGCGACGCTGGCCGAGATGCCGGGCGAAGGCAGCAAGCCGACGGCTGGCAAGGGTGGCGAGAAGCCCAGTGGCAAGGTTGGCCTCGCACTGCGTCAGCTCGAATCGCGCGAAGCCGGCAAGCTCGGCGTGCCGGGCGGGCTGCTGGTCGAGGACGTGGCTGGCCCCGCGGCACAGGCGGGCGTGCGCCCCGGTGACGTGATCATCGCGGTGAACAACCAGCGCGTTACGACGATGCAGGAGATGACGGCGCGGCTGGATGCCGCGGGTGATCGCTTTGCGCTGCTGGTGCTGCGCGGCAATCAGCGTCTGTTCATACCGGTGCGTTTGAAGTAAGTCGCGCCGACTGCGAACCAGAGGGCGATGCGGGTGACCGCATCGCCCTTTTTCATGGGCGGTTTGACTCTTCACGGCGCACCGTCTACGCCTAGGACTGAGGCGCGGCAATCGCTGCGCGCGGACGGGGCGAATCATGGACATCCGAAACCACTGGCTCACCGGCGACCAGGTGCGCAAGCAGGAAACACCGAACCGCGGTGGTGCGCTGACCGCGCGCTTTCTCATCATGCATTTCACCGGCGGCGCCTCGGCACAGAGTTCGGCCGACTGGCTGTGCAACCCTGCCGCGAAGGCTTCCGCCCACCTCGTGCTGGCGCGCGACGGCAGCATCATCCAGCTTGCCCCCTTCAATGTCGTCACCTGGCATGCCGGCGTGAGCCAGTGGAACGGTGTGATTGGCCTCAACCAGCATTCGATCGGCATCGAGATGGATAACGCTGGCGGCCTGCGGCAGGTGGGCGACAGTTTCCAGACCAGTTTTGGCAAACCGGTGCCGAAGGATCAGGTGGTAATCGCCGCACACAAGTACGGCGGGCCGGTGATGCCCTGGCAGGCCTACACCGCGGTGCAGATCGAGCGCGCCTTCGAGTTGGCGGAACTGCTGGTGGCGCGCTACGGTCTGGAAGACATCCTGGGCCATGAGGACATTGCACGCGGCCGCAAGACCGACCCCGGCCCGGCCTTCCCGCTCGAAGCCCTGCGCGGACGCATGCACGGGCGTGCCGACGACAGCGCGCCGCACTACCGCGTGACCGCCAGCAGCCTCAACATCCGCGCCGGTGCCGGTGCCGAATTCCCCGCAGTGGCGCCCGCCCTGAAGAAGGGCACCGAGCTCGTGCTGCTGGAGGCGGGCGATCGCTGGAACCGTGTCGAGGTGGTCGGCAATACCGACATCGAGGGTTGGGTGAACAACCAGTTCATCGAACCGCTCAACGCCGGTGCGGCGCGTGCGATTGCCGTGAAGAAACCCGCCGCCAAGCGCAAGAAGGCTGGCTGACACCCTCGCATCGCGCTTGCGGGGCTGCCAGAATGGGCGCCCCGCCGTTGCCGATGCGTATCGTGTTCAGATCGATCCGTCCCGTTTTCTCCCGCTTGGCGCTGTTGCTCGGGCTTGTCGCCAACGTGGCATATGCCGAGGGCACGCAGCGGGGCCCGGACGCCTTTGCGGCCTTGTGCGAGACGCGACTGCAGCCGGTGGAGATCCGCGTCCTCACCGAACTCGAAACACCGCCACTGGATCTCGCACACAGCGCCGCCGAGCTTGCGGTGCTGCGCAAGCAACCCTTAAAGGCCGGCGAAGTGGTGGTTGGGCTGACCCAGGTGCGGCAGCGCTACGACATGCGCTGGAGCTACCAGGGACTGCGCGAACGCAACGGCGCGCGCAGCTGCATCCGCTCGCGCATTGAAGTGAAGTTGATCCTCAACCAGCAGGTGTACGTCGCCACCGAGTTCCCGCCCGGCACCTGCGGCCATGATGAAGTGCTGGCGCATGAACAGCGCCATGTCGCCGCCAACCTGGCCCAGCTCGAAAAGACGGCCCGCTTCGTCGAAGAAAGCCTGCGCGCCCAGGAGGGCGGCGCGCCGCCGTGGATGGGCGAGCCGGCCGCACTCCGCGAAGCGGTGCTGGAGCGTGCCCGCGTCAGCTGGATGGCGCAGCTCGAAGCGAACTTCCACCAAGTCGACCGCGAGCACGCGATCATCGACTCGGTGGAAGAATCACAGCGCTATCGGCAGCTGTGCAATGGCGAGATGGAGCGAACCTTGCGCGGGATCGTGAAGGAACCCGCCAAGGGCCGCTGATCCGGATGGCTGATGCGCGCGGCGGCCGGTCTTACAAATTCCCCGCCACCAAGGCCCGCATCAGTTTCTCCTTCAAATCCTTCGGCTGATCCAGCCCCATGCGTGCGAGCAGTTCCGGTTTTGGTGTCGCCGAGAGTCCGCGGATCAGGGAGCCGACCAGAGACAGCGGTGACTTCTGCTGGGCCTTAAGCTTCATCAGCGCCTTGGCGAGCGTGAGCTCGGTCGCATCGAGATCGGTACCGAAGGGGAAGTCCGGCAGCAGGCCGCGCTGGTGGAACTCGGCAAGGCGCTGCGATAGCACCTCGGGCAGGTTCTGCCGCTGCTCCGGCGGGATCTGATAGTCCTGCGCGATCTTGCCGTTGGCCTTGGCGCGGGCGAGCAGTTCGTCCTGGAAGCGCGAGTCGGTGATGGCCAGCAGGCGCTTGATCACATCGGCGTCGGACTGCCCGCGCACGTCGGCGATCCCGTATTCGGTGATGTACACATCGCGCAGGTGGCGCGGAATCGTGACGTGGCCGTAGTTCCAGACGATGTTCGAGGTCGGCTTGCCGTCCTTGCCGATGCGCCAGGAGCGCAACATCAGGATCGACAGTGCGCCGGGCAGGGTGTGGCCCATCGCGACGAAGTTGTACTGGCCGCCGACGCCGGACACGAGATTGCCGGTGTCGAGTCCGTCCGACACTGCTGCGCCGAGCAGCGTCACCATCATCGTGGTGTTGATGAAGCGGGCATCGCGCCGATGCGTGGCGGCGAGCTGCTCCTGCCCCATCACCTGGTTGATGAAGCTGATCCGCGTCATGTTGATCTTGGCCAGCAGCTCGCGCGGCATGGTACGCAGGCGGTCGTAGAAATGCGTCGGGCCGATGAAGAAGCCGCCGTGCATCAGGCGCCCGTGCGTGAGTCGCTCGCCCAGCATCCGGGCGGCGATCTCCTTGCGTACTGCGGGATCGGCCGGCGTGGCGGGGAGTCGCTCGGCGCCGCGCAGCAGGGCGCCGTCTTCGAGCCGCACATCGGCGTGCAGGATGCCGAAGTGGTGCAGAAAGTCGAAGTCGGCCCGCGACAGCGGCGAGCCGATCGCTCGGGCTTCGAGCAGGGCTTCGAGCATGGCTTCGTCCGGGATCAGCCCGACCTTGCCGGCATTCAGCAGCGTCTGCAGCGCGACGTTGTCGAACACTTCGCGGCGGATGATGCCGGCGTCGATCAGCTCCATGAAGCCATTCACGAACATCTCGCTGCAGCCGTAGAGGCCTTCCGTGAAGGCCTCCTGGTAGTTGTGGCCGGCATGCAGCGGGCCACCGAGGGCCTTGAGCATCGCCCGGTAGGTGCCGTTATCGCGGTCGCGCAGGATCAGCGCATGCGCGATGCCGTCGCCAAGCGAACCGATACCGATCTGCAGCGTGCCGCCGTCCTTCACGGTGCTGCTGGAATACAGCGCAATGCCGTAGTCCTGGTCGTCCACCTTCATGTTGGGCGGCGCAAAGATCGTGTGCGTGGAGGCCGGATCGTCGACCAGGATCGAGATGTCCTCTTCGGGCAGGAGCGCGTCGTTCGGCATGAAGGGCAATTCGCGATTCACGACGCCGATCAGGTGCATGTGCTGGACGCCGTCGCGATTGGCCTGTTCCAGCGCATCGATCGTCAGGTCGGTGTTGCACGACATCGAATAGCGCGGTCCGTCTGGCGTGTCCTCCACCGCAATCGCCTGCGCGAACACGTTCACGCCTTGCGCCAGCGCATCGCGCACCGCGTGGGTGTAGTTCGAATACACGTAGTTCGACTGTGCGTTGGCGTTGCCGAGATACTCACCGGTCTTCAGGAAGAACTCGCAGATCTCGACGTTAGGCGGCAACGCATTGCGTTTGACGTCGATCGAGTAGTCCATGTCCGGGTAGTTGCCGAACACGCGCTCGACGAAGGGCCCCAGAAAGCGCTGTTCCAGCGCGCTCTTGCCGCGCGGGCGATCCAGCGACAGGGCCGTGAAGATCTTCAGCTTGAGCGTCGGATCCGCCTTCGCCCGCCGGTAGAGCGCGTTGATCCAGGCATTGGGCTTGCCGATGCCGAGCGGCATCGCCATCACGATGTTCTTGCCGACACGGTCAATCAGCGCATCGATCGAGTCTTCGATGCGAGCGCAGCGCAGTGGCGCAGTCATGGTTTCTCCCCCGGTTGCCGGTCTGTGCCGGTCTTGATTCATGGTCTCGATGGACACGTCGCAAGGCGGATCACGCGCTGGCAACGAACTCATTCTGCGGTGCGCCCGACGCGCTTGTCACGGTGCGTGTTGGCCGGGCTTGAGGCCAGTCAAGTCGCCACCGGGCTGCCTGGCGCCGCGGTGTCGAGCATGCGAATTTCCAGTGGACGCGAGGTGTCGAGGTGGACGTCGCGCTGCGGGAAGGCGATCACGATTCCCGCTTCGGCGAAGGCCTTGTCGATCATGAAACGCACGTCGCTGGTGACGATCCGCCCTGCGGTGCCGGCATCCAGATCGAGCCAGAAATAGAGGCCGAAGTTCAGCGCGTCGGCGCCAAAGTCCTCGAACAGTACCTCGGGCTCCGGGTCTTTCAGGATCTTGCCGTGGCGCTGGGCCACCTCCAGCAGCAGTTCGGCCACGCGTCGTGCGGGTGCGCCGTAGGCCACGCCGATCTTCACCGCGAAGCGCACCTTGCCGGAGGTGTAGGTCCAGTTGGTGACTTCCTGCTCGATGAAGCTTGCGTTCGGCACCAGGGTCTCGATGCCGTCGATGTTGCGGATCGTGCTGGCGCGCACGCCGATGTCGGTTACGGTGCCGCGCTTGCCGGCAACTTCGACGGTGTCGCCCAGCTTGAACGGGCGTTCGACCAGCAGCATCAGCCCGCTCATCAGGTTCTTCAGCAGCGTCTGCATGCCGAAGCCGGCACCGATCGCGATCGCGCCGCCGAGAAAGGCGAACACGGTGAGCGGAATCCGCACGATCGCGAGGCTGATCACGAACAGCATCGCGAACACGCCGGAGAGCACCCAGTTGCTGGCGGTGTTGAGCGTCTGCAACGGAATGCCGAAGCGCGCATGGATGTGGTTGTTGAACAAGCGCGCCACGCGCCGCGCCAGCCAGAAGCCGGCGAACAGCGTTATCAGTGCAATGACCAGTTTGCCCACGGTGACGCCACGCTGCGTGGCAATCGTCTGACCGTCGACGATCGCGGTGTCGCTGACGGTCGTGAACTCGTAAGACCAGATGTCGCCGACGGTGTCGACAACCTCGTTGCGGATCGCGTCCAGCCTTGCCTTGGCGCTGCGGTCGGCGGCTTCGCGGTTGAATTCCTCGCTCCAGCGGGTGGCCATCAGGCGAAGCTGGCCAACCTCGGTCAGGCCGCGCAACTGCAGTTGCACCCGATCCTGCATGGCGTTGATGGTCTGCCGGATCAGCGCGGCTTCTTCCGGCGTTGCGTTCGCCTGTCGATCCTGCATTGCCGAAATCTGATCGAGGGTCAGTTGAAGCTCATGCCGCAGACTGCGCGACGGTTCCTTGATCCGCTCGGTCAGTTCGCGCACGCCATTGCGCAGCGCTTCGGTGGTGGCTTGCGTGGCGCCGG encodes:
- a CDS encoding hydrogen peroxide-inducible genes activator codes for the protein MTLTDLRYIVSLARERHFGRAAEKCHVSQPTLSVAVKKLEDQLGVMLFERSAADVKLTEIGAQIVAQAERVLMEAQQVREIAEAGKDPLSGPLRLGVIYTIAPYLLPRLIPLMRERAPRVPLIIQENYTAKLTEALKRGELDVIVIALPFVESGIVAQAVYDEPFRVVMPPGHPWAALPEVPASKLMEEPLLLLGAGNCFRDQVLEACPRCANPNGGSGLQKTLEGSSLETIRHMVATGVGVTVLPSAAADGLNTAHGLVEVRPFVDPQPHRTVAIAWRVTYPRNGIIDVLRRAMLDTALPGTKPLR
- a CDS encoding mechanosensitive ion channel domain-containing protein, whose translation is MYTRALLAAIALLTTEVIAAPIAGIAGVMDAAGASQSAPAAHSPANPDAMDAASIAARMKAAQDALARADNRQAADEALPPGIPPELLSERRYLLQQQVTAYALQLDMIRRAEALKTRAEIISGADVMTPTDELGKPPYSIVLVDRLRQQLQTVALAVDSIEAQQLVVAKEREIVTRDYDAAELSRRQSFEALERNRVAGDLPRLRWLWQFSELRAHSHGARLQALRQQEGVLATELAQTSSAFRELEARVAQTESKVRFNAADREVLLARQAERRTALEGELANARADANALEQSLRQRQQERDEQRDTLVKLRAALDAARNQMKTPGVAGGKDKHSHTVSIAELEAKIARLNDSMTQAQRLLELEQVRAMTAGDKIDILTRLIESQHFQHVFWDLRYAAEQPGATQATTEALRNGVRELTERIKEPSRSLRHELQLTLDQISAMQDRQANATPEEAALIRQTINAMQDRVQLQLRGLTEVGQLRLMATRWSEEFNREAADRSAKARLDAIRNEVVDTVGDIWSYEFTTVSDTAIVDGQTIATQRGVTVGKLVIALITLFAGFWLARRVARLFNNHIHARFGIPLQTLNTASNWVLSGVFAMLFVISLAIVRIPLTVFAFLGGAIAIGAGFGMQTLLKNLMSGLMLLVERPFKLGDTVEVAGKRGTVTDIGVRASTIRNIDGIETLVPNASFIEQEVTNWTYTSGKVRFAVKIGVAYGAPARRVAELLLEVAQRHGKILKDPEPEVLFEDFGADALNFGLYFWLDLDAGTAGRIVTSDVRFMIDKAFAEAGIVIAFPQRDVHLDTSRPLEIRMLDTAAPGSPVAT
- a CDS encoding N-acetylmuramoyl-L-alanine amidase; this encodes MDIRNHWLTGDQVRKQETPNRGGALTARFLIMHFTGGASAQSSADWLCNPAAKASAHLVLARDGSIIQLAPFNVVTWHAGVSQWNGVIGLNQHSIGIEMDNAGGLRQVGDSFQTSFGKPVPKDQVVIAAHKYGGPVMPWQAYTAVQIERAFELAELLVARYGLEDILGHEDIARGRKTDPGPAFPLEALRGRMHGRADDSAPHYRVTASSLNIRAGAGAEFPAVAPALKKGTELVLLEAGDRWNRVEVVGNTDIEGWVNNQFIEPLNAGAARAIAVKKPAAKRKKAG
- a CDS encoding DegQ family serine endoprotease, translated to MKMTLPRSLALASVAAVAFAGCLQEGPGVSTSHASALASAPVAAASSTATATARAGLPDFSALVEQVGPAVVNIAVSSVRASGGETAGENPFADDPFYDFLRRFGVPVPGQGGQQGGQPRVQQGVGSGFIVSPDGHVLTNAHVVDGATEVTVRLTDKREFKAKVVGVDKRTDVALLKIDAKNLPTVKIGDAEHAKVGEWVIAVGSPFGFDNTVTAGIISAKARRLPDETYVPFIQTDVAINPGNSGGPLFNLNGEVIGINSQIYSRSGGFMGISFAIPIDTAMKVRDQLQKYGKVQRGRLGVLIQGMDDDLAQTFGLDKAKGALVSQVEPDGPAAKAGLESGDVILAVNGQEVKESTDLPRVIGDLKPGDKVKLQVWRNKASREFTATLAEMPGEGSKPTAGKGGEKPSGKVGLALRQLESREAGKLGVPGGLLVEDVAGPAAQAGVRPGDVIIAVNNQRVTTMQEMTARLDAAGDRFALLVLRGNQRLFIPVRLK
- a CDS encoding acetyl-CoA hydrolase/transferase C-terminal domain-containing protein; this translates as MTAPLRCARIEDSIDALIDRVGKNIVMAMPLGIGKPNAWINALYRRAKADPTLKLKIFTALSLDRPRGKSALEQRFLGPFVERVFGNYPDMDYSIDVKRNALPPNVEICEFFLKTGEYLGNANAQSNYVYSNYTHAVRDALAQGVNVFAQAIAVEDTPDGPRYSMSCNTDLTIDALEQANRDGVQHMHLIGVVNRELPFMPNDALLPEEDISILVDDPASTHTIFAPPNMKVDDQDYGIALYSSSTVKDGGTLQIGIGSLGDGIAHALILRDRDNGTYRAMLKALGGPLHAGHNYQEAFTEGLYGCSEMFVNGFMELIDAGIIRREVFDNVALQTLLNAGKVGLIPDEAMLEALLEARAIGSPLSRADFDFLHHFGILHADVRLEDGALLRGAERLPATPADPAVRKEIAARMLGERLTHGRLMHGGFFIGPTHFYDRLRTMPRELLAKINMTRISFINQVMGQEQLAATHRRDARFINTTMMVTLLGAAVSDGLDTGNLVSGVGGQYNFVAMGHTLPGALSILMLRSWRIGKDGKPTSNIVWNYGHVTIPRHLRDVYITEYGIADVRGQSDADVIKRLLAITDSRFQDELLARAKANGKIAQDYQIPPEQRQNLPEVLSQRLAEFHQRGLLPDFPFGTDLDATELTLAKALMKLKAQQKSPLSLVGSLIRGLSATPKPELLARMGLDQPKDLKEKLMRALVAGNL